A stretch of the bacterium genome encodes the following:
- the yidD gene encoding membrane protein insertion efficiency factor YidD: MKRIAILLIKIYQRISGFFPKNCRFYPTCSEYTKQSILKYGLLKGIFLGIKRIVRCHPFNPGGYDPVP, encoded by the coding sequence ATGAAAAGAATAGCAATTTTACTTATAAAAATATATCAGAGAATATCAGGATTTTTTCCGAAAAATTGTCGGTTTTACCCGACATGCTCGGAATATACAAAACAGTCAATATTAAAATACGGACTGTTAAAAGGAATTTTTTTGGGGATTAAAAGAATTGTAAGATGCCATCCGTTTAATCCTGGCGGATATGACCCTGTTCCTTAG
- the rnpA gene encoding ribonuclease P protein component: MIIGIKIVLPKDERLKTSREFSTIYNLKRSVANPLLILYVGRKKADPSIPTKVGFVVGKKVHKRAVKRNRAKRLMRETYRNIRKTDEFLLKNYEFLIFLARIPILEADYNQVHAGVIDCFKKAAKRFNL, translated from the coding sequence ATGATAATCGGTATAAAAATAGTGCTGCCAAAAGATGAAAGATTAAAAACAAGCAGAGAATTTTCAACTATTTACAACCTGAAAAGGTCAGTTGCAAATCCTCTGCTTATTTTATATGTGGGAAGAAAAAAGGCAGATCCGTCTATCCCGACAAAAGTAGGTTTTGTTGTAGGCAAAAAAGTTCATAAGAGAGCCGTTAAAAGAAATAGAGCTAAAAGGCTTATGCGTGAAACTTATAGAAATATCAGAAAAACCGATGAATTTTTGTTGAAAAATTATGAATTTTTGATTTTTCTAGCGCGTATTCCTATTCTTGAAGCGGATTATAATCAAGTGCATGCCGGTGTTATAGATTGTTTTAAAAAAGCTGCTAAAAGATTTAATTTATAA
- the rpmH gene encoding 50S ribosomal protein L34 codes for MSKRTLEGTKRKRQRVSGFLIRMSSSEGRNVIKSRRRRGRHKLGIQLKKRA; via the coding sequence ATGAGTAAACGTACACTTGAAGGTACAAAAAGAAAAAGACAGCGCGTAAGCGGCTTTTTAATAAGAATGAGTTCTTCTGAAGGCAGAAATGTTATTAAATCAAGAAGAAGAAGAGGTCGTCATAAACTTGGTATTCAGCTTAAAAAAAGGGCTTAG
- the proC gene encoding pyrroline-5-carboxylate reductase has product MAINKKIGFIGAGTMAKAIIKGLLNSGAVPSENIMASEVSEELAKQASAVLGINVITDNKEVTKNSDIVFLCIKPYGVIESVLYEIKDFITPEKLVVSIAAGVSTDFIEDTLSRKTHVIRVMPNTPAVVNEGMSAIAKGRHATDEQADLVLELFKSIGRAIRVPERLINTVTGISGSGPAFIFLIIEALADGGVRLGLTKQAALELAAQTCLGAAKMVLETGKHPSVLKDEVTTPGGCTIAGLLVMEEEKVRAAMSKTVIETAHAASGLGK; this is encoded by the coding sequence ATGGCAATTAATAAAAAAATAGGCTTCATTGGCGCAGGAACAATGGCAAAAGCAATAATAAAAGGTTTATTAAATTCCGGAGCTGTCCCTTCAGAAAACATTATGGCTTCCGAAGTTTCTGAAGAATTGGCTAAACAAGCTTCTGCTGTTCTTGGAATCAATGTTATTACCGACAACAAAGAAGTTACAAAAAATTCTGACATAGTATTCCTATGTATAAAGCCTTATGGAGTTATAGAATCCGTTTTATACGAAATAAAAGACTTTATTACCCCTGAGAAACTTGTTGTTTCAATAGCAGCAGGCGTAAGCACTGATTTTATTGAAGACACACTGAGCCGTAAAACTCATGTAATCAGAGTAATGCCAAACACTCCCGCAGTTGTCAACGAAGGAATGTCTGCAATCGCTAAAGGTCGTCATGCAACTGATGAACAGGCTGATTTAGTGCTTGAATTATTTAAAAGCATTGGAAGAGCCATCAGAGTGCCTGAGAGGCTTATTAATACCGTAACCGGCATTAGCGGCAGCGGTCCTGCTTTTATTTTTCTGATAATAGAGGCTCTTGCTGACGGTGGAGTCAGACTTGGATTGACAAAACAGGCAGCCCTAGAACTTGCAGCCCAAACATGTTTAGGTGCTGCAAAAATGGTTCTTGAAACAGGCAAACATCCCTCTGTACTCAAAGACGAAGTTACAACACCTGGCGGCTGTACAATAGCAGGCTTGTTGGTAATGGAAGAGGAAAAAGTAAGAGCAGCCATGTCCAAAACTGTTATAGAAACTGCTCATGCCGCTTCTGGTTTGGGAAAATAA